From the Sphingobacteruim zhuxiongii genome, the window ACGCTTCGCCCGCTTCCTCGGTATGAACAGGATCGGTTTTTAAATCTTGCCATAAACCAAAAACACCTACAACAGCGCTTAATTTATCGCTTATGTCCCCGGAATACCTAAATTCTTGTGACCATTGATCGTGCAGCGAGTTTCCGGAGGAGATCGTATATACCGGAATCCCAAGATAATCCCGGTCATTTAAGGGAACCCAATTCCAGTAACGCCAAGCTGATGTTGATGTTAAAGTTCCGTTACCAATCTTATAATCGATATTTAAAGAAGCACCACCCAATTCATTGTCTGCTTTGGATCGAGTATCTAAATCAACTTTTCTCTCAAATGCGCTTTTATACGGGATTGAATAGCCAAGATCTTTGATGATACTATTAAATTGTCGATATGCTGATCGCTGATTCTCAACAACACCTGCGAGAGCCCAACCATATCCGTTCGGCTTTTGTTTAGTGAGGTCCCCTGTTAGGGTTATCTTTAAGTCTTCATTCGGCGTGAACAATAACTGCCCTCGTACGCCAAGGTTATTGATATCATTAATCTTGCTATCTGTATTTACGTTATATAACAAACCGTCTCGTTGAGTACCAGAAAGAGAGATTCTCGCCGCTAATTTATCTTTAACGATTGGTCCGGTTAACGATGCCTTTGCTTGTATATAGCCATAATTCCCATAGCTCAATTCAAAATTCGCTCCCGGCAGAAAGGATGGAAGACGAGATGTAATGTTGAAAGCTCCTGCCGTAGTATTTTTGCCAAACAAAGTTCCTTGGGGGCCACGCAATACTTCGATCTGCTGGATATCGATAAAATCCAACGCTGTTGCAGCGGGGCGTGCCAGATATACACCGTCTAAATAAAATCCTACTCCAGGATCAATCCCGTCGTTAGTCAAACCATAGGTAGATCCTAATCCGCGTATATTTAATGTGGTGTTTCGAGCGTTTGAAGAATATAGCTGAACTGTAGGAACCACTTCTTTAATACGGTTTACGTTAAAGGCACCGGCATCTTCAATTGTACTTGCTCTTACGATGGAAATCGGAATTGGAATATCTTGGATCTGCTCGGTTCGACGCCTTGAGGTCACCAAGATCTGTTCCAAGTTATTACTCGATGGCTTTAATTCTATGGTTACTGGCGAGTTATCAATGACTTTCTTTTGGGACTCATATCCAAGGTAAGAAACTATAATCGTTAGTGGGAGTTTTTGACCGGTAACAAATTGAAACTTACCATCTCGATCCGTCTTTACCTGATGGGTAACGGCAGCCAACTGAACGGTTACGCCTGCGATTGGCTCTTTCGTCTGGGAATCGATGACCGTTCCCGCTAGCGAGGCATTAATGATTGGTTTTGGATCATTCTGCTGGCCATGAACAGAGAACGCACCTCCTATGAGCAAGGATAGGGCTAGCAAGAAGGAAAAGGTCGGTTGAAATTTCATATCGTTTATTGTTTGATAAAATAGGGCGTTTCCAAATTCGAGAACAAACTCCCCTGAATGAGCAAACCCTTGATCGTGCAAATATAAAAATTAAAATCATAATGTATACTAACTATATAGAATTAATATACTATTTAGAAAAAACTAATAATTCCATCCCATTCAGCGCGCTATTGTGGCTGCTTAATGAATTTGAGCTGCATTTCCTTTAAGATTTCTGGCGGCTATCAAAGAGATTTCACGGAACTGATAAGACGATTGTTCCACGACAATTAGTAGATGCTGCGATGAATTTGAAACTACGAATCTGCTGTTTAGCGGACCAATTATTCCAAAATGCCAAAAAGGCGGATTGCCTTAAACAATCAACCTTTTAAATAGATGGGGAAATCGGGGCCTCTAGAAAAAGTATATTTGACTCGCTTGATCATTACGGAAGGAGGGAATGTAACTTAGGTATCCCAATTCGTTCAAGTCCGCTATACATTGATAATACGCCGAGATGGAAACGCGCGCAGAGGCCGCCCCCTGACGGGCGAAAATCCTTAGCGGGTGCGCATATGCTCCCCATGCCCAGCGTTCAAGCAGAGCCAAGTAGACTGCAAGATGAGATTTGCCCACCCGATGGTCTCGCCGGATACAGAGAAAAAACTCATGCAGTACGCGTGCAACAATTGCGGAATGTTCTAATTTAGCGGATGCCTTTGGATCGAACACTTTTCTTTGGTTTTTCGAGTGACACATCTTTTTCATGCTTGTTTGCTTTGGTTTCCATATCATTCGTCTTTTCCAACTCCTGCTGTTTTTCTGACGTTTTCGCAGGAACTGGGTTGCTAACAAATTCCAAGCGCTGATCACCATCATATAGGGCTAAAGATTTGAATTTAGGATTCGCCTGGATGGATACTGTGCGTTCTTGGTCGTGCAGAAGAAAAGTCACTTCATGGCGATTTCCGCGCTCGAGTGAATTGATTAAAAGCGATTTGCTCTCGTCATACTGCAACTCAGCAATGGGAAGCTTTTCTAACGCTGCTTTTAAATCAAAGCCGTAGTTTTCGTGGTATTGATTAAACTTACGGTTACCTGCTAGATCAACGGTCTTGAAGTCCAGCTGCACCCAAGCGCTATAACGCTGAGCTTGCTTGTTCGTCAATTCTTTATGTACCGCTCGGCCATGCAGCAGGTTATACGCTTCTTTTAGGGTATAGCGATCGCGGCCATTCACCCGAAAATATTGCGAAACCTGCTGCTCGCTTTGCCGATTCTCAAGCTCGAGCTTATAACCATTAAAAAAATACATATCGCTTTGCTGCGATTTCGAATAATGCAATTCGGCACGTACATACTCTCGCTCGTCTTGGCGCTGAAACTGGAGTACAAATTTAGACTCTCCTGTTTTTATTGCTTTTTTTAACGCGGCATCCATGGATTCACCGAATCCACTGTACAATAATTGCTCCTGCAGATATTCATAGTTCTTCTGATTCATAGCGATTTTTTTAGTATTGGATTAATGGAATAGCTTGTTGAAGATGTTTATTTTTGATGCGGAACTGTATATGGCGGCTTCCACCCTGTTCCCCTAGCCGCACTTGTATGTGTTTCCCCTTGGCGAGTGTCATTTTCGGATAGACGAGCACCAAGGATGTTGATGAGCGACTTGCTACACGGCCTAAGGAACCTGAAACATAGGACGGAGAGAGCTCGATTTCTTGAAATGCTGTGCGTTTTGCTCGTTTACTATCACGCAGACTCAGCGACAAGCGCTCCACATCATAGGGAATATAGCTCCTATTGCGAATGGAAAAATGAAAGTACATATGTTCGCCTCGAATAAACAGACCGCGCAAAACAATTTCGATTTGTTGGGATTGCCGCGTTAAACTAAGCGAAGGATCGATGCACTGTGAGGCTTGCTGTGCATTGGCGGTGAAATCCGCGTAGGAACTTTGCCCGTACGCCTCCGGCTGCTCCCTGCGCCGCGGGGGATGTGCGGCGATGGGATACCCGACTGATTTTGGATGGGCACAATAGGCGACTGTGATGCAGTGCAGCACGCCGTTTTGACAGAGTACGCTCAGATTGGTCGTTAAAAAATCCGCCTTTGCAGCTTTCAATTGCAATAGGTCCTGAGCAAAATCGGATCGCTGCGCGAGCAAATCTGCGCTTCCACGATCCACCTGCGCGATGGGCTGCTCGAAAGCTAGGCTGGTGGTCTGCTGTTCATTTAGATAAATCGTATCGGTATGCATAAATAACTGCGTAGGCATCTTTTGCTGTGCAATGCTGACCGAAATTGCTAACCCGAATATGGACAGAATTTTAACGGTTATCAGGCGTAAATTTTTAAAATTTGGCTTCATCATTTTCATATTTTAGCATTAATTGATAGTCGGCTTGAAGGACAACCTGAATTCTTCTTGCTTTTTTAGCGAAGAGCGACTTTGCTGCCTGGAGACCGGCATTAGCGGCGTCAAGGGCTAAAGTCTTCGACATCGACTCCCCTAGGCTTAGCGACTGGACGGATTGCTCAGCCGAACGAACGATCACCTGCTGTTCGATAAGGTCTGGGATATAGATCCCCATGAGGCCATCCATATCGTGTGCGATTAACTTCACAGGTACAATCCCCGCCGCGGTTCTTAACTGATCTACACGGATTTGTATCCGCTCGGCATTAATCTGGGCAGTACCATACAAGTAACTACCTTTAGCTATTCGCAGTCCTGGCAAGGTTAGATCTTCGAGCAATCTCATTTTCACCGTGGAGCCAGTTGTTATCGCCTGTTTCTCGTGTATCACAACTTTTATCGTATTAACGCGTCCTTGCCTGTCCAAGTTGATTACCGAGAAGAACCCCAGCGAATTCAGACTATCGGCGCGATTGTTTTCTAAGAAAGAAGCAGGAACCTGACTTCCTTCAGTCGCTACGCTGTTGACTGCGCTGGGCAGCTTCAAGCCCTCGGTATCCGCGTGCGATGCTGGCTGTTGAATCTGGATGATCTTATCAAGCATTCGGTTAAGCTGATCCAATTCTGGATCTTGTTGAGCGTTCTGCGGATTTTCTTGAGCTAGTGAATCGAGCATCTTGGAAGCAATTGAATAACCCTGATCCTCATCAATAGCGACTTTATGCATGTCCTCCGTCGAAGGCCTGTTTACATCTGGATCATGAACAGTCTGCAAATCGCGATCGAGTTCAGCTAACTTATCGTAAAGCTCTCGCTCATAACTTAGTGGACTAGTAGAATCTGCCACGATCGCCTCCATAGCTCCGAGTCGATCGCTCCAGCCCACATCCGCTTGCTTTTCAGTTTCCGCATTCTTTTGGTAATGTTCCCATTTCGTCATCTTATCCTGGCGATTTAAGTTGGAGGCAGGCAGCTGGAGCAGCCCACCGATCCCCTGACTTGCTTCAGCCGAATGCAGCGGCTTTCCGCCTCCTAAGATTAAAAAGACCAGCATCAATAATGGGATCAAAACCAAGGGCAGAAGCAAGAGCAGCTTGCGATGATGATGCCCTTGCAGCGCTCCGTTTTTTTTGTTTTCTTCCATAGTGCATTTTAGTTATAGTGATACAATAAGTTTCTTGCGCTATCTAACAGACCTGGACGTCTTTCCATGATGCTATCGTAGGTCTTTTTCCCTTGCGGGCTACTGTTTAAACTGTCCATATACCTGCAGAAAGCACGAATCCGAAAATTCTCGGGAGCCTCCGCTCGGAGTTGGAATCGGTGTTCTGCCGACTGCTGTAGAGCCACGCCCGTAGCGCGCTGCAGCGATGCATATTCCCATGGATATAATCGACTATCCAAAACCACATAAAGGAATAAACCCAGCAAAAGCAATGCGAACGCTGCCCGCGCTACCCCAGCGCTGCCGAATCGGTTTTCTTGTTTGAAATTCCACCGTATTCGCCTGCTCAAGCGACTCATTAGTTGAATGAACTTTGATCCTGCCTGCATTAATTCCTTGTTTGTGTGGAGAGATCTTGATTCAGTATGGTTTTCCAGCGTTCGATCAAAAATCCATGCGGATTATTATCGCTTCGAGATATTTGCCTTAATTGACCTTCGGTGATCAATCGGCGATTCGTGAAACTTTTAGGTCTTACGATCTGCTGGGTAGCAAAACATCGGAATTTCAAGGGATATACGTCCTCATCCAGCTGAACACTATCGACTTGGATGGTTTGATTAACATTTCCAGAGATTACACTGGAGTAAAACCCATTTTCTTGCAGGTCATCATAAACCCGCTTGGCGGTGATATCGGCCAAATACAAGGCTTTCTGGAGACTCCGCTTAATGGCATTCTCATCGGGGTCGAGGGTAAAAAAATACTGATGGAAGCAGGCCACATGGTGCCTAGCTTCCACCGATAGGTTATCGCGTGTGGAGCTGGCGAATGCTGGAATCGCCTGACTTCCAGCTAGCACGTAAATACGATCTTGCGTGCGTGAAATCAGCCGGTATCCCAATAAAAATGCCGTAGTGAGCATCGAAAAGCAGCAAACAATCACCCAAAGTGCCAGACTACGCAGCTGCTGGAAGGCCGTATCGATATGCTTAATTTTTGTAAACATCGTTGATGGTTTTAGTATTACGTATCGCCCTTAATTTGATCTTTCATATAGGAGGAATTATTCTGGTTGGTTTGATGCGGCGAACGATCGCTCGCTGCGGATCGGGAATTAGCGTCGAGGATTTCTGGGCTGGCTCGATTCATTCCACTGAATGCAACACCTACCAGACCCCCCACAGCAGCCCCGCCGGTCGTTGCAGCACTGTGAAAAACAGTATTCGTCTGACGACCAAACGAATCACTCCCAGCACCAACGGATACGATATATCCAGCCACTGTGGGCACTGTAAAGTAGCCGACGATACCAATGATTAAAAAGATGAGATAGGCGATATCAATGCGACTAAAAAAAGTGTCGCCAGTTGCTTCAAGCTGTGCTAGATCCACCTTCAGCATATTCTCTTGAATTCGGGCGATGATACTGCCAAAGATATTCGCTACAGGAAGCCACAGAAAAACGTGAAGGTAGCGCGCTATCCAGTTTTGCAACAGGTGGGTAAACCCGTCAAATACGGACAAGCCCAGCGCTAAGGGACCCAAGATCGCAAGCACAATCAGCTGAAAGGTGCGCAAGGTATTTATGCAAAGCGCGGCGGATTCGAAAAGAATTTGCAGCAATTCACTAAGCCATTCTTTTATCGAATTGCGGAAGTTATAAGAAGCCTTGGCCATGGCGAAGCGGAGGTCGTTGCCAACCCCCTCCAGCATGCCTTCCCCAGAAGCGCTTTCATCATACGTATAGGTATACCATCTGTCTCGATCGCCTTGACCATCCTGCCCAACATAGAGTTGCCAGGCATCGGTCTTTTTCAGTTGATTTTCTTTAATGATCAGCAGTTCCTGGATCGCTTTGTTGGAGTTACCAACCATGTTTCTTGTCACCTCAACTGTGGGTTGCATGATCGCATTAATCAAGGCCACGATCGCAGGAAAAAAAAGAATACAGAATCCTAGCACGAAGGGTCTAAACAGTGGATAGAAATCTATCGGCTCGGCGCGGGCAATGTGTCGCCACACGCGTGAGCCAATATACCAGAGTGCGGCAAAGCCTGCAATTGATTGGGCTACACCAATTAGCCCTCGACATAGGGGCAGCATCTGCTGGTATAGTTGATCGAGCACCTGTTGCAAGCTGGCAATCTCCTGCCCAGATCCCTGTGCGAAAAGAAACCTAGGTAACAAAAAAATAAAAATGCATATAATTCGATTTATCATGTCGTTTGATGTTTGATTTTAGTGAAAACTAGGAGAAGCATAAAGCTGCCCTGTAGATCGCAAATCACGTATTTCTTTAAGGCGTTGCATCCTCAACAAGTGGTTTTGCGCATTGAACGCTCTTAGGAATTGTAGACCTTGCAGTTGCTTATCCAGCAGATCATCAATGGCCAAAAGGCGCTCTGCCTCACTCATACGCAGACTCCCGTCTGTTAACAGAACCCTTAGCTCTTCCAAGTTCAAAAGGCTCTCTCGGCCGAGTCGATTATATATTTTTAGCAGGTAGTCCATTTCTTTGGCACTGAAACAATCACTTTGTTGAAATACTTGATAAGATCGTTTAGCCTGTTTTAAGGTTTCTATTTGAGCGCTAACTAATTTTGCTACGCCCTGGTATCCTCGAACAGTAGGGCTCACCTTCAACAGGCCATTTAAAAACGATTCATGTAACTCGAAGTTTCCTTGCGTGAGATCCTTCACTTGACCATAGCCCGCAATCAGCATGCGGTAACCTTGCTTCATCTGCTTGAGCACCTCCCTAAATTGTGCAAGCTTCTCCACATTAAGTAGCAACTGGGTAATTTCCTGTGTTTGGGCGCTGATCGGACTTACCGCCACGAGCGACAGGACAAGAAAGAGCAAAGTTATCAAGGTTCTCATGGTCTCCTCTCCTCACTAAGTTGTATCTTGCGAAGACGCGCAGATTCGACTTGCTTGCGATATCGATCGGTGGACATCATTTTCCAATCTCGGTAAAACCGGTTTGCGAGGTGATTAGATGATGCCATCTCTTGCAGCAAGCTTACAATTTCCTGTAATCGCTGTTGATCATTTAAAGCTCGCGGTCCATCCTTAGCGAGTAGCAAAAGCCGCTGCTGAAATTCTCGCGTCTGCAGCATCAGCCGCCGAGACATCGCAGCGATGTGCTCCACCTCCTTCCTAGTTAAGGTATGCTCTTGCCGTATTAATCGCTGCAAACTGTTTACATGTGTGAGTCGCTCTTTTTGGAGCCTCCTAAATTGCTCGAGCAAGGCTTGGGGTACAGCAGGCAACATGCCAGCGACCTCAGCATCGTAAAAATGCCTATGCAGGAACTGTTCCCCTTGTTTCCACTTTGCTAAACTCGCTAAGCCCGAGTTCATCAGCTCATACCCGGACTTGATGTACCGCTTATAAACTGTACTAGCGGCGATCTGCTCCAGCAAATATTTAGTTTGCGTGCGTTTTTGTTTAATCCATTCCGCGGTAGTCTGCGCACGCAAGCCCAGACTCAAGGCACAACAAACCATTGCTAAAAAGAGAGGTGTTTTCATGGTATTGGAATTTATTGCAGGTTATAAAGATTTTTTAACTGATTGAGCTCATGCTTTTGTTTCGCTCTATGGATACGCAGTAAGGCATTCTGGTTATTAAATTCTTTCATATCCAAATAGTGCTGTTGAATCTTAGCCTGAGCTTGTTGCATGAGGGTCAAACGCTCCGCATCGGACATTTGCGTACGCAAAGATTTGACGAGCAATGCTAGCAGTTCAAGATTTTCTAGGCAACTTTTGAGCATGCCCCGATACACACGCTGCATATGGTCCTTTTCTTGAATGCTGAACAAGGTGTCGGACTCCAAATTTCTCCAAGTCGTTTGGTATGCTGTAAGCATCGTTCGCTGCTGCTTCAGCAGCTCTGCTACTCGTCCATAAGAAGCTAAGATTGCTTTCACTTGTGTTAGCTCTTGGTAGTAATTTTCATACAGATCGCGCTGGCGCTGGGACCAATCGGCGATCTCCTGTAATCGGATCTTGGACAATAAATTTTCAATTTGCTTCCGCGCATTTTGCAACCAAATCGTCTGATTCTGGAGGCGCTGAATGCGTAAGTCGGCCGCTTTAATAACACGTTTTATGCCTGCCTTGATAATTTCAGCAATCGCCAGTTGACTATATCCTTGTGATGGGGTTATCAGGAACAAAGAGCACGCAAGGAGTATTTTTAACAGGGTCCCTCTCATAACATATGCTTAAAAGTTTATCTCTCTATTTCGTATGGCTTGCGCTAAAGCGCGAAGTCCACCATTGAAATCACCTCCAGATCGCTCTATGTATTCGGCCAGTAGAAGTTTTTCCTTTTGTTCTGTGGAAAACACCAAATACTCTTCTAAGGAAACTTCGGTGCGGTACACTTTACTAAGCTGTCCTCCCAAACTAATAAAGACTTCTTTGTATTTAAGTTTTGGATCATTCGAACGGTTTAGTGAGAGTACTTGTGCCTTCTCTTTCAGGGTCAGGCCGAGCAACTCTTGGATCTGATCGAACTTATTTTGATACTTACTCTGATCCAGAAGAATTTTACAATCACTGTTATTGATAATTGCCTGTTTGACAATGGGCGAAGAGATGATGTCATCCACTTCTTGGGTCACCACAATGGCCTCTCCATAGAACTTTCGAACGGTTTTAAATAGATATTGAATGTAGCTGGCAAAGCCCTCCTTCATGAGCGCTTTCCAAGCCTCCTCAATCAAAATAACTTTACGTATCCCTTTCAGTTTTCTCATCTTAGAGATGAAGACCTCCATAATGATGATGGTAACCACAGGAAATAAAATCGGATGGTCTTTTATTTCATCCAATTCAAATACGATAAAACGTTGCTCTAGGAGATCCAGGTTTTCCTTGGCGTTCAACAAGTAGTCAAACTCACCTCCTTTATAATAGGGGCGCAAGACATAAAGCAAATTATCGATATCGAAGTTATTGACGGAGACCCCCTCGACTTGCAACTGCTGCAAGTAATCTTTGGCGAGATATTCGTAAAAGGTGTCAAAACACGCAAAACATTGAGGCTGCTGATCCAAGAAATGATAATATCCTGTGATTGCATTGGATAGTGCAACATATTCGGAACGCCGATACTTTTCATCATCTTTTTTCCACAGCGCCAGCAGCAGGGCTTTTAGGCTTTCTTTTTTTTCGGTATCCAGGGTATCACCATCGTTTAGGAAGAAGGGATTGAATTGCAGCGGTTTCCGTTCATTATAGGTGAAATAATACCCACAAAGCATATCGCAGAGTCCCTTATAGCTATGCCCCACATCAACCAGTACCAAGTGACTCCCTTGTTGGTAATACGTGCGTAGCATGTGATTAGTAAAAAATGATTTTCCACTTCCTGATGGGCCCAAAATAAATTTATTTCGATTGGAACAAATTCCCAATCTCATGGGCTCATCCGAGATATCTACATGCAATGGGCGACCATTCAGCCGATCTCCTAAGCGGATTCCCACTGGGCTTGTCGAGGTTTTGTAGGCGGTTTCTAAATTCAGAAAGCAGGCAGCCTGCTGAATGAAGGTGTCGAACAAGTCATTCACAGGTAGGTCAGACGCGTTGCCAGGTATGCCTGCCCAAAATAGCTGCGGCGCTCCAACGGTTTCTAGTTTGCTGAGGGCATCCATTTGCGCAAGTGCGGATGAAACTTGGTTCTTCAACTCAAATAATTTATCTTTTCGGCTTTCCCAGACCATTAAGTTAAAGTGGGCTCTGATTGGTTGATGCTTTTGACTTAACGCTTCATTCAGAAAGTCGTTTGTCGCATCGCGAGCAAGCAAGTTCTGCCGGGAGTATGCCGCGAGCGATTGTAAGCGCAGGCGCTTGCGTTCGAACTTCTGGATCGTGTTCACCGGGTCTTCAATAACGATATATTGATTGTAGATGTGATTGCAGTTGAGTAGCTGCCCAATACAAGAAACGAATCCAACACCAAGCTTCGTACGGTCCGTTGAATAGCGTTCGTAGTTTATACGGCTGCCACAAAGCCTTGGCAGGACATCGGTATCTGCTAGACTATAGATTTGACAGTGTTGATCCCCTACGCGCAAACCCTCCGAGAATGTAATATCTTGAACTTGAGCTTGCTGTTGATTAAAGGAAAGACAGCAATAGGATTCCAGCAGGCCTTTATGC encodes:
- a CDS encoding TraG family conjugative transposon ATPase, yielding MHNSLQEKFPIMDVQNDCILSRAGDLTFVFELDLPEIFTLSDLEYETFHQTWIKAIRLLPANSILHKQDCFTQEQYQGDFDAAHQSTLDRCSERYFHERAYLGHRCFLMLTKRQKRQKQVSSLTSSLITGRFLQPQLVDGSALAEFQGIALQFQQILIDSGLVKCRGLQRSEILSSSQHKGLLESYCCLSFNQQQAQVQDITFSEGLRVGDQHCQIYSLADTDVLPRLCGSRINYERYSTDRTKLGVGFVSCIGQLLNCNHIYNQYIVIEDPVNTIQKFERKRLRLQSLAAYSRQNLLARDATNDFLNEALSQKHQPIRAHFNLMVWESRKDKLFELKNQVSSALAQMDALSKLETVGAPQLFWAGIPGNASDLPVNDLFDTFIQQAACFLNLETAYKTSTSPVGIRLGDRLNGRPLHVDISDEPMRLGICSNRNKFILGPSGSGKSFFTNHMLRTYYQQGSHLVLVDVGHSYKGLCDMLCGYYFTYNERKPLQFNPFFLNDGDTLDTEKKESLKALLLALWKKDDEKYRRSEYVALSNAITGYYHFLDQQPQCFACFDTFYEYLAKDYLQQLQVEGVSVNNFDIDNLLYVLRPYYKGGEFDYLLNAKENLDLLEQRFIVFELDEIKDHPILFPVVTIIIMEVFISKMRKLKGIRKVILIEEAWKALMKEGFASYIQYLFKTVRKFYGEAIVVTQEVDDIISSPIVKQAIINNSDCKILLDQSKYQNKFDQIQELLGLTLKEKAQVLSLNRSNDPKLKYKEVFISLGGQLSKVYRTEVSLEEYLVFSTEQKEKLLLAEYIERSGGDFNGGLRALAQAIRNREINF
- the traK gene encoding conjugative transposon protein TraK, translating into MFTKIKHIDTAFQQLRSLALWVIVCCFSMLTTAFLLGYRLISRTQDRIYVLAGSQAIPAFASSTRDNLSVEARHHVACFHQYFFTLDPDENAIKRSLQKALYLADITAKRVYDDLQENGFYSSVISGNVNQTIQVDSVQLDEDVYPLKFRCFATQQIVRPKSFTNRRLITEGQLRQISRSDNNPHGFLIERWKTILNQDLSTQTRN
- a CDS encoding conjugal transfer protein TraI; this encodes MRGTLLKILLACSLFLITPSQGYSQLAIAEIIKAGIKRVIKAADLRIQRLQNQTIWLQNARKQIENLLSKIRLQEIADWSQRQRDLYENYYQELTQVKAILASYGRVAELLKQQRTMLTAYQTTWRNLESDTLFSIQEKDHMQRVYRGMLKSCLENLELLALLVKSLRTQMSDAERLTLMQQAQAKIQQHYLDMKEFNNQNALLRIHRAKQKHELNQLKNLYNLQ
- the traJ gene encoding conjugative transposon protein TraJ: MINRIICIFIFLLPRFLFAQGSGQEIASLQQVLDQLYQQMLPLCRGLIGVAQSIAGFAALWYIGSRVWRHIARAEPIDFYPLFRPFVLGFCILFFPAIVALINAIMQPTVEVTRNMVGNSNKAIQELLIIKENQLKKTDAWQLYVGQDGQGDRDRWYTYTYDESASGEGMLEGVGNDLRFAMAKASYNFRNSIKEWLSELLQILFESAALCINTLRTFQLIVLAILGPLALGLSVFDGFTHLLQNWIARYLHVFLWLPVANIFGSIIARIQENMLKVDLAQLEATGDTFFSRIDIAYLIFLIIGIVGYFTVPTVAGYIVSVGAGSDSFGRQTNTVFHSAATTGGAAVGGLVGVAFSGMNRASPEILDANSRSAASDRSPHQTNQNNSSYMKDQIKGDT
- the traN gene encoding conjugative transposon protein TraN; amino-acid sequence: MKMMKPNFKNLRLITVKILSIFGLAISVSIAQQKMPTQLFMHTDTIYLNEQQTTSLAFEQPIAQVDRGSADLLAQRSDFAQDLLQLKAAKADFLTTNLSVLCQNGVLHCITVAYCAHPKSVGYPIAAHPPRRREQPEAYGQSSYADFTANAQQASQCIDPSLSLTRQSQQIEIVLRGLFIRGEHMYFHFSIRNRSYIPYDVERLSLSLRDSKRAKRTAFQEIELSPSYVSGSLGRVASRSSTSLVLVYPKMTLAKGKHIQVRLGEQGGSRHIQFRIKNKHLQQAIPLIQY
- a CDS encoding TerB family tellurite resistance protein codes for the protein MEKLAQFREVLKQMKQGYRMLIAGYGQVKDLTQGNFELHESFLNGLLKVSPTVRGYQGVAKLVSAQIETLKQAKRSYQVFQQSDCFSAKEMDYLLKIYNRLGRESLLNLEELRVLLTDGSLRMSEAERLLAIDDLLDKQLQGLQFLRAFNAQNHLLRMQRLKEIRDLRSTGQLYASPSFH
- the traM gene encoding conjugative transposon protein TraM encodes the protein MEENKKNGALQGHHHRKLLLLLPLVLIPLLMLVFLILGGGKPLHSAEASQGIGGLLQLPASNLNRQDKMTKWEHYQKNAETEKQADVGWSDRLGAMEAIVADSTSPLSYERELYDKLAELDRDLQTVHDPDVNRPSTEDMHKVAIDEDQGYSIASKMLDSLAQENPQNAQQDPELDQLNRMLDKIIQIQQPASHADTEGLKLPSAVNSVATEGSQVPASFLENNRADSLNSLGFFSVINLDRQGRVNTIKVVIHEKQAITTGSTVKMRLLEDLTLPGLRIAKGSYLYGTAQINAERIQIRVDQLRTAAGIVPVKLIAHDMDGLMGIYIPDLIEQQVIVRSAEQSVQSLSLGESMSKTLALDAANAGLQAAKSLFAKKARRIQVVLQADYQLMLKYENDEAKF
- a CDS encoding TonB-dependent receptor — translated: MKFQPTFSFLLALSLLIGGAFSVHGQQNDPKPIINASLAGTVIDSQTKEPIAGVTVQLAAVTHQVKTDRDGKFQFVTGQKLPLTIIVSYLGYESQKKVIDNSPVTIELKPSSNNLEQILVTSRRRTEQIQDIPIPISIVRASTIEDAGAFNVNRIKEVVPTVQLYSSNARNTTLNIRGLGSTYGLTNDGIDPGVGFYLDGVYLARPAATALDFIDIQQIEVLRGPQGTLFGKNTTAGAFNITSRLPSFLPGANFELSYGNYGYIQAKASLTGPIVKDKLAARISLSGTQRDGLLYNVNTDSKINDINNLGVRGQLLFTPNEDLKITLTGDLTKQKPNGYGWALAGVVENQRSAYRQFNSIIKDLGYSIPYKSAFERKVDLDTRSKADNELGGASLNIDYKIGNGTLTSTSAWRYWNWVPLNDRDYLGIPVYTISSGNSLHDQWSQEFRYSGDISDKLSAVVGVFGLWQDLKTDPVHTEEAGEALWRFQQSKATDTQWGPGLIDRVGIRTNYGIKSTSLAVFGQFDWAITDKIHFLPGLRYNYDKKVAHYNRVKYIDNDIAYTDAQLAAVNSIYADQQFDVDAQAGNLSGQLSLQYKFNKNYNAFATYSKSYKPIGINVGGLPVIDGKVATELAEVKPESVNHYEFGVKTSPSPRTFLNLTIYQSNIKDYQIQVQTPDPGVNRGYLANAEKVSVKGLELDGSFRVTQFLSVNAAFAYTDGKYVSFENAPVPLEEVGGAQAYKNVSGGELPGISKYSWTIAPEVSTKGNFLSLQGNYFLGLDAFYRSKFSSSPSPSKYLNIDAYTLINARIGFRATNGLSVIAWSRNLANKDYYEQLLAAPGNYGHYAGVVGDPRTFGLTLRYSWR